The DNA window CGCACCTTCCGCCAGCCTGCCCGCGCTGAACGAGCGTGCCCCGATCAGCTTGTTGTTGCAGGCGGCCACCGTGAAACCTTCGCCGGTTTCGCAGGTGCCTTGCCAGGATGCCGGCGGCGCGCCGTAGACCAGCGTGCCGGAGGCGGCGTGGGTCGGCTTGCCGTCGGCATCGACGCGGTCGGCGAACGCCGTGTGCTCGGGCCAGATGCCGGTGTCGATCACGCCGATGACGACGTCCTCGCCGGCCTTGGCGCTGCCGCCCAGCTGGCTCCACAGGCCGCCCGGCTGGTCCAGGCCGAGGAAGCTGGGGGTGTGGTGCGTGTCGAGCTTGCGCGGCTGTTCTGCGATCACGGCGCGCACGCCGGGCTGCTGCCGCATCGTGCGGGCCTCGGCTTGCGTCAGCAGCGCCGAGAAGCCGTTGTAGACCAGCTGATAGCTGTGCAGTACGCGGGCGCCACGGTATTTGGCCAGCAGCGCCTGCTGCTTCTGGCGCAGGAAACCGGTATAGCGTGCCACGCCGCTGGAGCGTGCGTCGAGCTGCTTGCCCGGCATGGCGCGCGTCGCGCCCAGACCCGCAATGCCGCCCTCGTAGCTGGCGGCAGGCTTGTCGGCGAGCTGCACGATATAGGCCCGGCGTGCCGGTTCAGCGGCCAGCGCGGACCCGGTCGCACACAGCAGCAGGGCGGGGATCAGGAAGCGGGGGCTCATGCGCGGCCTCCGTTGCGGCGGCGGCGCGCGCGGCTTGCCGTGCCCAGCAGGGCGAGGCCGCCGGCCAGCATGGCTAGTGCCGACGGCTCGGGCACGGCGCTGACGCTCAGGCTGCCGACCGCGAATTGCGAGGCGTTCAGCAGCGTGCCGTCGTTCAGGCACTCGCCGGCCGCGGTGTAGGTGCACGCGTCGATGCGCAGGCTGGTCAGGGTGGTGCCGGCAAACGCACTGTCCAGTGTCCAGTCGGCCCAGGCATGCAGTTGGGGCAGGTCGGCCGTCGCGGTGATCACCGATCCTGCCGACGTGGTGCCCCACAGGCGCAACTGGCCAATGCTGTGGGCGCCACCCTCTTCGATTTCCGGGGCGATGCCGGCGTATGTCAGCGCCGTCAGGCGAAAGGCAGTGCCGTCTTCGCGCGACAGTGTGAGCGAGCCGTCGTTCAGGCCCGCATAGTACGAAGTGTCGCCGAACGGGCAGGCCAGGAACGTGCACGCCGACCACTGCTCGGCACCGACGACGGCGCCGGCCAGGCCGGGCTCATAGCCTGGGAAGGACTGGGCGAACGCGCTGTCCGCGACCACCGCGAGGAATCCGTCGGTCGTGAAGGCGTCGCCGCCGTTGTACAGCGGGCTGTCCGCGGGCAGTGCCGGCGTGACGATATTGCTGACATTGTCGAAACCAATGGTGGCCGCCTGGGCGGCGGGCGTGGCGGATGCGGCCAGCGCGGCAGCGCAGGCCAGCAGGCCGATACCGGAGAGGATGCGCCGGCCTGGCGGCGCGGCAGTGCGGGAAGTCGATAGCTTGGTCATGGGTTATTCCTGTAAGTGGAGGAGAGCGACCGCCGCGCCACCTGAAAACCTAACAAAGTTCGGACTGATAGCGCTATCAGCGGTGCTTTAATGCTAGCGCAGATCGGGTGTAAATACGTGCCAAAGTTTTAATGGAAAATTTGGCGCGAATTCAGTTTTGTCGAGCAAAATCCGGCGCTTACTGCTAAATCGCAAGGGGATAATGTCTATGCAGATGTTGTAAAAAATTTACGATAGCGCTAGCAGGACCGCCGAAAAAGAACATTATTACGGGTGAGCAGGCGCGTGCGTGGGAAGCGCGGCCGACCGCGCTGTTGCTCCCGATTATTTCCAGTTGCCCTGCCTGCCGGGCGGTGTTTGACGTCGCGGCCGGAACCTTGTCACCAGGCTGATCCGCCGCATTGTGGTGTTCCCCTTGACGGGTAACCCACAATGCGGTTCCTGCCTGTTGATTATTGCCGTAGCTCGCCGGGTGATGGCTTACTGTCCTGTTGCCGTCGTGCCGCCGGGCCAGCGTGCTCCCTTGACGGGGCCGCGGCGCGGGTTAGCCTGCGGCGGCTGTTTCAGGATGCGGCCCGGTACCAGCGGCAGGCCCTCGGGACGCTCGGCATCGATGAACAGCTCCGTCAGCTTTTCCGTGCGGCCATCGATGATGAAGCTGGCCATGCCGAAATAGCGTTTCGTGTTGTCCAGGCCGTTCCAGGCCAGCGCCACCGTGCCGGTGCCGTCCTTGTTCAGCCGCGCCGGCAACGTCACGTGCACATTGCCCGCATCCTGGCCCGGCGCGATGATCCAGCTGGACAGGACGAACTGGATGCCGTTCGGGTCGCGCGGGCCTTCGCTCGACACGCATATCGTGTATTCGCCCGGTTCCGGATTGCTGGTGGACACCGTCGGGCTGTACATCCACGATCCCATCCCTGCCAGTTGCCGGTGCGGATCGATGACGAGCAAGGTCAGGAAGTCGATACCGTCCGGCATGCTGGAAGAATCGCTCGAGAAGGCACCGAAGCGGAAGCCCAGCGTTCCTTCCGGCACCGTGAACTTCTTGATCGCCACCCGTTCGCTGCCACCGGCCAGGCATTCGGCGAGGCCGTAGTCCGGGCCGCTTGCGCCGCGCAGGGAGAGGATGTCGCGCTGTGCCTCGACCAGGCCGCTGATCTCGACCTTCACGCGCGCACCCGAGCCGGATTGGATCGGGAACAGCTTCTTGCCGCTCGGGATCGGCTCTTGAATCCAATCCGGCGCGTTGAACGCCATCGTGTACGCCTGCAGCGGGCTGCGCACGCGGTGCGTGCCATCGCTCCACACCAGCGAACCGTATTGCCACGCGAGGTTCGGCGCGGTGGTGCGCTTGAGCGTGACGGAGAACGTGCCTTTCTCGCCTGGTGCCAGCGACAGCTGGGCGGGTGCCACGCTGACGTCGAAGCCCGGCAGGTCCGCCGTGGCCGAGTACGTCGCCGGCGCGTCGCCTACGTTGGTGACGGTGCGGGTCACCACTTCAGTGTCGCCGATCGCCGGCACTGTCAGCGCGGGCTGGTTCAGGTCCGTGTCGGCCACCCGGCCGATGCTGGCGCAGTCGCTCGCCAGGATCGAGGCCGCTTCGAGGCCGCACAGGAAGCGCTGCCAGTCGCGCGTGTCGGCGTCGTACACGAGGCCCGGATCGACCGCCAGCGCCGGCTGCATGAGACCGGCGCCCTGGCCCCACGGCAGCTTGCCGTTCCCGGTGCCCGCCTGGCCGTCGTCCTGCGTCTGATGTGCGGTCGTCATCATGGCCGACTTGATCGCCGCGGGCGACCAGTCCGGGTGTTGCTGGCGCAGCAGGGCGGCCAGGCCGGCCACGTGCGGGCTGGCCATCGACGTGCCGGTGTGGAAGCGCCAGCGCGTGTCGGCCTGCGTGGCGCCGCTGGCGGCGATGCGGTCGAACGTGGCCTGGTCGCCGCCCGGCGTGGTGCCGGCCAGGATTTCCAGGCCGGGCGCCGCCAGGTCGGGCTTCATCACGCCGGGCGCGGCGATGTTCGGGCCGCGCGAGGAGAAGCTGGTGACCATGGGCGCCGCCGCCGGGTTCTCGTGCAAGCCGAATGCCGACATCGACAGCGTGGCTTCCGGATGCGCCATCAGGTATTCGCCCAGGGCGATGCCATCTTCCAGCACCAGGTCGACGGTGGGCACAGCGTACTGCACGTAGCTGGGCCCCTTGTCGTACTCGGCCAGTACCATGGCCGCCGCGCCATAGCCTTTTACGGCCACGCTCTTGGCCAGCGGCGACGTCAGCCCACCTTCGCAGACGAGCACCTTGCCGGCCACCCGGGCCGGTTCGATCGCGGCGGCGGCGCCGGCCCCTTGCTGGGCCGCCTCTTCCGGGCTCGCGCAGGTGGCGCGGGCGCCCTGGTCTGTGCCGTTCAGTTCCTCGAACGGTACCAGGCCCGCATGGCGCGCCAGCACGAACGGCGTGGGCGGCAGCGACGCCTTGTTGAGCGAGCCGCCCACGAAGCGCGGCCCGTCCGTGACCTGCAGCTCGGCGCCGGTGCTCTTGTCGTGACTGGCCGCCGCCGTCGTCGTCACCCAGGGAACCAGGTGCGCGGCTGACATATACGGCGCACTGTTGCCCGCCGAGGCGGCGACGAATACTCCCGCGCTGGCGGCACCCAGGAACGCCTGGTCGACCGGGTCGTCCACCGTCAGGTAGCCGCCGATGGAAAAATTCAGCACGTCCACGCCGTCGGCCACCGCCTGTTCGACGGCCGCCACCGAGTCGCCCGGCATGCACGTAGCTTCCATGACATCGGGCGAGCCGGCCTGCGAAAAGCTCCAGCACACCTTGTAGGCAGCCACGCGCGCGCGGGGCGCTATCCCCGAGGCTGCGGAGACGGGAACGCCATCGAGCGTGGGTAGGGTATTGTGGTTGCCGGCAGCGGTCGATGCAGTATGCGTGCCATGGCCGAAGCCGGAGCGCGGCTCCACGGCGAGGCCGTCGCGCGGCGACCGGAACTCGCTCCAGTAGATATCGAAGCCCTGGGCCAGCAGGGCTTCGTTGTAGAAGCGCGCACCGATCAGCTTGTTGTTGCAATGGCTCGCCGTGAAGCCTTCGCCAGCCTGGCAGCTGCCTTTCCAGCGTGCCGGGGCGGGGCCGTAGGCCAGCGTGGCGGCGGGATCGGTACTGGGGCGACCTTCCGCGTCGACGCGGTCGGCGAACGCGGGATGCTCCGGCCAGATGCCGGTGTCGATGACGCCGATGATGACGTCCTCGCCCGCCTTGTCGCTGCCGCCCAGCTGGCTCCAGACGCCGCCGGGACCGTCGAGGTTCAGGTAGGCGGGCGTGTAGTGGGTGTCCAGCTTGCGCGGGGTTTCCAGCATCACGGCCAGCACGCCGCTCGTCTTGCGCAGTGCCTTCGCCTCGCTGTCGGTCAGCAGCGCGGAGAAACCGTTGTAGACCAGCTGGTAGCTGTGCAGCACCTTGGCGCCCCGGAACGCGGACAGCACGCTTGCCTGGCGCTGCTTCAGGAAGCCGGCATAGCGCGCCACGCTGGTCGAGCGCGGGTCCAGCTTGGCGCCGATGGCCGGACGCGTCGCACGCAGGCCGGCGATGGTGCCTTCATAGCTGGCGGCCGGCTTCTCGGCCAGGTGCACGATGTAGGCCCGGCGCACCGGCTTGGCCTTCTGGGCCAGGGATTCGGCAGCGGGCAGGGCGCCCAGAGCGAGGACGAGGAGGGGGAGCCAGGCGCGCTTCATGCCCGGCCTCCCAGGCGGCGCGCGGCCACCAGCAGCAGGCCAGCAGTCAGCAGCACGACCGTCGACGGTTCGGGAACGGCACTTACGTGCACGTCGTCGAGCGCGAACTGCGACAGGTTCAGCATGTCCTCCCCGTTCAGGCATTCGCTTGCGGCCGTGTACGTACATGCATCGATCGTGATGCGGGTGAAGACAGTAGCGGCGAAGGTGGAGTTCAGTGTCCACTCGCTCCAGTCGTACAGCGCGGGGAAGTCGGTCGCCGCGGTCAGCGTGCTGCCGTCCAGGCGGGTTCCGGTGATGCGCAGCTGGCCAAACGGCAGCAGTTCGTTCGCGTCACGGGGTGCAATGGCACCGAAGCTCAGCGCGGAAACGCGGAAGGCGCTCGCGTCCCCGCGGGAAAGCGTGAGCGAGCCGTCGTTCAAGCCCGCGTAGTACTGCGAAAGGGGAGGGGGGCATGCCAGCCGCGTACAGGTGTACTCGCTCTCGGCCACCGTGGCACCGGCCAGGCCAGGTTCATAGTCGGGAAAGCTCTGCACATAGTCGCTGTCCGCGACCTCGGCCAGGAAGCCGTTCGTGGAAAACGTGTCGCCGCCGAGGTAGACCGAACTATCGGCTTGCGAGCTGTGGCTAACGATCTGTTCGAAGTCGATCACGTCCGCCTGCGCGGCCGGCGCGGATAGCGCCGCCGCGCAGGCCAGCAAAGCCGG is part of the Pseudoduganella lutea genome and encodes:
- a CDS encoding NF038120 family PEP-CTERM protein, encoding MTKLSTSRTAAPPGRRILSGIGLLACAAALAASATPAAQAATIGFDNVSNIVTPALPADSPLYNGGDAFTTDGFLAVVADSAFAQSFPGYEPGLAGAVVGAEQWSACTFLACPFGDTSYYAGLNDGSLTLSREDGTAFRLTALTYAGIAPEIEEGGAHSIGQLRLWGTTSAGSVITATADLPQLHAWADWTLDSAFAGTTLTSLRIDACTYTAAGECLNDGTLLNASQFAVGSLSVSAVPEPSALAMLAGGLALLGTASRARRRRNGGRA
- a CDS encoding NF038120 family PEP-CTERM protein; this encodes MKTTSRNTLRPDWRHVAPALLACAAALSAPAAQADVIDFEQIVSHSSQADSSVYLGGDTFSTNGFLAEVADSDYVQSFPDYEPGLAGATVAESEYTCTRLACPPPLSQYYAGLNDGSLTLSRGDASAFRVSALSFGAIAPRDANELLPFGQLRITGTRLDGSTLTAATDFPALYDWSEWTLNSTFAATVFTRITIDACTYTAASECLNGEDMLNLSQFALDDVHVSAVPEPSTVVLLTAGLLLVAARRLGGRA
- a CDS encoding S8 family peptidase, producing MKRAWLPLLVLALGALPAAESLAQKAKPVRRAYIVHLAEKPAASYEGTIAGLRATRPAIGAKLDPRSTSVARYAGFLKQRQASVLSAFRGAKVLHSYQLVYNGFSALLTDSEAKALRKTSGVLAVMLETPRKLDTHYTPAYLNLDGPGGVWSQLGGSDKAGEDVIIGVIDTGIWPEHPAFADRVDAEGRPSTDPAATLAYGPAPARWKGSCQAGEGFTASHCNNKLIGARFYNEALLAQGFDIYWSEFRSPRDGLAVEPRSGFGHGTHTASTAAGNHNTLPTLDGVPVSAASGIAPRARVAAYKVCWSFSQAGSPDVMEATCMPGDSVAAVEQAVADGVDVLNFSIGGYLTVDDPVDQAFLGAASAGVFVAASAGNSAPYMSAAHLVPWVTTTAAASHDKSTGAELQVTDGPRFVGGSLNKASLPPTPFVLARHAGLVPFEELNGTDQGARATCASPEEAAQQGAGAAAAIEPARVAGKVLVCEGGLTSPLAKSVAVKGYGAAAMVLAEYDKGPSYVQYAVPTVDLVLEDGIALGEYLMAHPEATLSMSAFGLHENPAAAPMVTSFSSRGPNIAAPGVMKPDLAAPGLEILAGTTPGGDQATFDRIAASGATQADTRWRFHTGTSMASPHVAGLAALLRQQHPDWSPAAIKSAMMTTAHQTQDDGQAGTGNGKLPWGQGAGLMQPALAVDPGLVYDADTRDWQRFLCGLEAASILASDCASIGRVADTDLNQPALTVPAIGDTEVVTRTVTNVGDAPATYSATADLPGFDVSVAPAQLSLAPGEKGTFSVTLKRTTAPNLAWQYGSLVWSDGTHRVRSPLQAYTMAFNAPDWIQEPIPSGKKLFPIQSGSGARVKVEISGLVEAQRDILSLRGASGPDYGLAECLAGGSERVAIKKFTVPEGTLGFRFGAFSSDSSSMPDGIDFLTLLVIDPHRQLAGMGSWMYSPTVSTSNPEPGEYTICVSSEGPRDPNGIQFVLSSWIIAPGQDAGNVHVTLPARLNKDGTGTVALAWNGLDNTKRYFGMASFIIDGRTEKLTELFIDAERPEGLPLVPGRILKQPPQANPRRGPVKGARWPGGTTATGQ